A single region of the Cucumis melo cultivar AY chromosome 3, USDA_Cmelo_AY_1.0, whole genome shotgun sequence genome encodes:
- the LOC103485618 gene encoding tubby-like F-box protein 8 yields MSFRSILRDVRDGFGSLSRRSFEVRLSGNSRGKSHGPVYEFNDEPLLIQTSRWASLPPELLCDVVRRLEASENTWPSRRNVVACAAVCRSWRDMCKEMVKCPELSGKITFPIALKQPGPRDGTIQCFIKRNKSNLTYHLYLCLSPALLVENGKFLLSAKRTRRTTSTEYVISLAADDISRSSNGYIGKLRSNFLGTKFIIYDTQPPYNSNQIPTLGRSRRFYSKKVSPKVPAGSYSIAQIAYELNVLGTRGPRRMNCTMYSIPTSSLEPGCSVPGQPELNPRPLEDSFRSISFSKSIDHSTEFSSSRFSDVAGMLVDEDGEGKDRPLILRNKAPRWHEQLQCWCLNFRGRVTVASVKNFQLIAATSPAAEAPVPSQPPPQPTQPTHSDHDKIILQFGKVGKDMFTMDYRYPLSAFQAFAICLSSFDTKLACE; encoded by the exons ATGTCATTCCGTAGCATACTTCGTGATGTGAGGGATGGATTTGGAAGCTTATCAAGACGTAGTTTTGAGGTGAGGCTGTCTGGAAATTCCAGGGGTAAATCTCATGGACCAGTTTATGAGTTTAATGATGAGCCTCTGCTAATTCAGACTAGCCGTTGGGCTAGCCTTCCACCCGAATTATTATGTGATGTGGTTCGAAGACTGGAGGCAAGTGAGAATACTTGGCCTTCTCGGAGAAATGTCGTTGCTTGTGCTGCTGTATGTAGGTCATGGAGGGACATGTGCAAAGAAATGGTCAAATGCCCTGAATTATCTGGGAAGATTACCTTCCCAATCGCCTTGAAGCAG CCTGGGCCTCGCGATGGCACTATTCAATGCTTTATCAAGAGGAACAAATCTAATTTAACTTATCATCTTTATCTTTGCCTTAGTCCTG CTTTACTTGTTGAAAATgggaaatttcttctttctgCAAAAAGAACCAGGAGAACTACTTCTACAGAGTATGTTATATCATTGGCTGCAGACGATATATCAAGATCGAGCAACGGATATATTGGAAAGCTAAG ATCAAATTTTCTGGGAACCAAGTTCATTATATATGATACACAGCCTCCTTACAACAGCAACCAAATTCCAACCCTCGGGCGAAGCCGAAGATTCTACTCCAAAAAGGTCTCACCAAAGGTCCCAGCTGGAAGCTACAGcattgcacaaattgcatatgAGTTAAATGTATTAGGTACGAGGGGACCCCGGAGAATGAACTGCACCATGTACTCAATCCCCACTTCATCTCTTGAGCCAGGTTGCTCAGTTCCAGGCCAGCCTGAGCTCAATCCTCGACCTCTCGAAGACTCATTTCGTAGTATCTCATTCTCCAAGTCGATCGACCATTCCACTGAGTTCAGCAGTTCCCGTTTCTCCGATGTTGCGGGAATGCTGGTTGATGAAGATGGCGAGGGGAAGGATCGACCCTTGATTCTCCGGAACAAGGCACCTAGATGGCACGAGCAGTTACAGTGTTGGTGTCTCAATTTTCGTGGGAGGGTGACGGTTGCATCTGTAAAGAACTTTCAGCTGATTGCTGCAACCTCACCTGCTGCAGAAGCACCCGTACCGTCGCAGCCGCCTCCCCAGCCCACCCAACCTACCCATTCTGACCACGACAAGATCATTCTTCAGTTTGGAAAGGTTGGTAAGGACATGTTTACGATGGATTATCGATACCCGTTGTCTGCATTCCAGGCTTTTGCTATATGTCTAAGCAGCTTTGACACGAAATTGGCATGTGAATAG